The following coding sequences lie in one Amycolatopsis cihanbeyliensis genomic window:
- a CDS encoding S8 family serine peptidase: MRVERKTSRRGLLRATGIAGAAFAMAIGAAGPVAAEPAGAEIVQADRHIEGSYIVVLKDGVQATSSPEAIEQASASLAERYGGALNDTYTATIQGFSVQRMSQGQAERLAADPSVRTVYEDGTAQVADTQPNPPSWGQDRVDQRESSLDDSYTYNNTASDITAYVIDTGIAPSNPEWEGRASYGYDFVDDDSEAQDCNGHGSHVAGTIGGKTYGLAKKVDIVAVRSLGCGGSAPDSATVSSMEWVAQNGTTPAVVNMSLGMDTTGVGDEQVKALVDKGFVVAVAAGNSSADACDYSPARVPEALTVGMTDQGDGRNFLSNYGSCLDLFAPGGSIVSTGIDGGSSTMTGTSMASPHVAGAAAMYLQTDKSATPAKVAQEITGNATSGAVGNPGSGSPNKLLYTGFIGGGGDPDPEPGEFGVSVSPSSVEVEAGGYASATVSTTAGEQGPEDIELSASGLPSGAEAVFQPSSLTTGDKAKVTLDTASSTPEGSYEVTVTGTGSSGSNSATLTLTVGDGSEPPDEEVQVSLSPASGSVQQGFLAQTQVSASGGSGNLTLSADAPSGISVQFDPGTIGNGGSATAWIWTSFQTPPGSHEITITATDGSGATGSATYTLTVTRFG; this comes from the coding sequence ATGAGAGTCGAGAGAAAGACCTCCAGGCGCGGACTGCTGCGCGCGACCGGGATCGCCGGTGCGGCCTTCGCGATGGCGATCGGCGCGGCCGGTCCGGTGGCCGCCGAGCCGGCAGGCGCCGAGATCGTGCAGGCCGACCGGCACATCGAGGGCAGCTACATCGTGGTGCTGAAGGACGGCGTGCAGGCGACCTCCAGCCCGGAGGCGATCGAGCAGGCCTCGGCCTCGCTGGCCGAGCGTTACGGCGGTGCCCTGAACGACACCTACACGGCCACCATCCAGGGCTTCTCGGTGCAGCGGATGTCCCAGGGCCAGGCCGAGCGGCTGGCCGCGGACCCCTCGGTGCGCACGGTGTACGAGGACGGCACCGCCCAGGTCGCCGACACCCAGCCGAACCCGCCGTCCTGGGGACAGGACCGGGTGGACCAGCGGGAGTCCTCGCTGGACGATTCCTACACCTACAACAACACGGCCTCGGACATCACCGCCTACGTGATCGACACCGGGATCGCACCGTCCAACCCGGAGTGGGAAGGCCGGGCGAGCTACGGCTACGACTTCGTGGACGACGACTCCGAGGCGCAGGACTGCAACGGGCACGGCAGCCACGTGGCGGGCACCATCGGCGGCAAGACCTACGGCCTCGCCAAGAAGGTGGACATCGTCGCGGTGCGCTCGCTGGGCTGCGGCGGCAGCGCCCCGGACTCGGCCACGGTCAGCTCGATGGAGTGGGTGGCGCAGAACGGCACCACCCCCGCCGTGGTGAACATGAGCCTCGGCATGGACACCACCGGTGTCGGTGACGAGCAGGTCAAGGCGCTGGTCGACAAGGGTTTCGTGGTGGCGGTGGCCGCGGGCAACAGCAGCGCGGACGCCTGCGACTACAGCCCGGCCAGGGTGCCCGAGGCACTGACCGTCGGGATGACCGACCAGGGTGACGGCCGTAACTTCCTTTCCAACTACGGCAGCTGCCTGGACCTGTTCGCACCGGGCGGCAGCATCGTGTCCACCGGCATCGACGGTGGGTCGAGCACGATGACCGGCACCTCGATGGCCAGCCCGCATGTGGCCGGCGCCGCCGCGATGTACCTGCAGACCGACAAGTCGGCGACCCCGGCGAAGGTCGCGCAGGAGATCACCGGCAACGCCACCTCCGGTGCTGTCGGGAACCCGGGCAGCGGCTCCCCGAACAAGCTGCTCTACACCGGATTCATCGGCGGGGGCGGCGATCCCGACCCCGAGCCCGGTGAGTTCGGGGTGTCGGTCTCCCCGTCTTCGGTCGAGGTCGAGGCAGGGGGGTATGCGTCGGCGACGGTGTCCACCACAGCGGGTGAGCAGGGCCCGGAGGACATCGAGCTGTCGGCGAGCGGGCTGCCCTCGGGGGCGGAGGCCGTGTTCCAGCCTTCGTCGTTGACAACGGGTGACAAGGCGAAGGTCACGCTGGACACCGCCTCCTCGACCCCCGAGGGCAGCTACGAGGTGACCGTCACCGGCACCGGGTCCTCCGGCAGTAACTCCGCCACCCTGACCCTCACCGTGGGTGACGGGAGCGAGCCGCCGGACGAGGAGGTCCAGGTCAGCCTGTCCCCGGCCTCCGGGAGCGTGCAGCAGGGCTTCCTGGCCCAGACCCAGGTGAGTGCCTCCGGCGGCAGCGGGAACCTGACCCTGTCGGCGGACGCCCCCTCCGGGATCAGCGTGCAGTTCGACCCCGGCACGATCGGTAACGGTGGCAGCGCCACCGCGTGGATCTGGACCAGCTTCCAGACCCCGCCCGGTTCGCACGAGATCACCATCACGGCCACCGATGGCAGTGGCGCCACCGGATCGGCCACGTACACCCTCACCGTGACCCGCTTCGGCTGA
- the yaaA gene encoding peroxide stress protein YaaA produces MLVLLPPSETKAPGGDDPPLDLDGLSFPTLNPVRAKLADALVELAGDVPASLRALKLSERQRDEVARNAELWSAPTMPALRRYTGVLYDALDVPGLRKAELAKAGKRLAVASALFGVLRGTDRIPAYRLAGGSTLPATGPLGGLWRPALEPVLVAEPGLVVDLRSGPYAALARVPGAVTVRVVSEDAHGRRTTVSHHNKAYKGRLARVLATLPREPSTVDSLIRAVGRAGIAIDRVGECELELAAGPGTG; encoded by the coding sequence GTGCTGGTCCTGTTACCGCCCTCGGAGACCAAGGCGCCCGGTGGGGACGACCCGCCGCTGGACCTGGACGGGTTGTCCTTCCCGACGCTGAATCCGGTACGTGCCAAGTTGGCCGACGCGCTGGTCGAGCTGGCCGGCGACGTACCGGCGAGCCTGCGCGCGCTCAAGCTGTCCGAACGGCAGCGGGACGAGGTGGCGCGCAACGCCGAGTTGTGGTCGGCGCCGACCATGCCCGCGCTGCGGCGCTACACCGGCGTGCTCTACGACGCGCTGGACGTCCCCGGCCTGCGCAAGGCCGAGCTGGCGAAGGCAGGAAAGCGGCTGGCGGTCGCCTCGGCGCTGTTCGGTGTGCTGCGCGGTACGGACCGGATCCCCGCGTACCGGCTCGCCGGCGGCAGCACCCTCCCCGCCACCGGTCCGCTCGGTGGCCTGTGGCGTCCGGCCCTGGAGCCCGTGCTGGTGGCGGAGCCGGGGCTGGTGGTCGATCTGCGGTCGGGGCCGTACGCCGCGCTGGCCAGGGTTCCCGGCGCGGTGACGGTTCGGGTGGTCAGCGAGGACGCGCACGGCAGGCGAACGACCGTCAGCCACCACAACAAGGCGTACAAGGGCAGGCTGGCCAGGGTGCTGGCGACCCTGCCCCGCGAGCCGTCCACGGTGGACTCGCTCATCCGCGCGGTCGGCAGGGCCGGAATCGCGATCGACCGGGTAGGCGAGTGCGAACTGGAGTTGGCCGCCGGCCCCGGAACCGGCTGA